The sequence below is a genomic window from Neodiprion pinetum isolate iyNeoPine1 chromosome 7, iyNeoPine1.2, whole genome shotgun sequence.
CCTCCTTCTTCGAAACGAATCTGAAGAAACGAACTTATAGTACCGTCACTTGTAGGAAGGAACTTGTAGAACCGTTCACTTGTAGAACTGATCCGTATAGAACCGGTCCTCTTCCATCGCATCCCGCCATGAGGATTCTAAACGTTGTCAAAACAAATGAAGTGCAACTCCGGTTGCCTGAATCAGGCGCACGGACCGTTTGGCTGGCAAGCCTATCGCATAAAAAACAGTGCACTTACATTACCTGCAGATGGTAACTGGCCGTAGCGTTCACTCACACCAGGCACCGACTAAATACGAGCGCGTGTGCGTGAACGGACGGCCTGTAGGTGATCCAGCATACGGCACACGGCTTTTCTTGTATCATGGGCATCATGGGCATCATGGGCTTTAGGAAAACTTTTAAGACGATCGGTGTATCGTAATCGAAAGAAGTAGaagatggaaaagaaaaagaagaagacgaagaagacgaagcAGAATGCGAAAACAGGCATTGTTCTGAACAACGCGACAGGCTATTTTTATGCAGCACCATAATGCATAATCGCGACACAGCGTAACAATAATGGAAAATAACAGGCGAGGACAGAGGTTAATGAGATTAGGTATGATCTATGATATACGAAAGAAAACAATGTTGTCCATAAAATGACGGCACATCTGTCCCTGCTGGACAGTCTGTTGAGGGAAACTGATCAGGCAAGATGTCTGGTTATATTGTGATCCTGTTGTGGTCGGTCCTCTCGTTAGGAATGGCCGATCACGTCCCAGTCCACCTGGCAGATGAGCATTTTGTGACAAAGCAAAAAAGCGTCTACGATCTTCTGCAGCATTTGGATTGTGTGGATGTTGGGAACCCTGGATTGTACAGAGAAGGAGCTTCATGGGACGTCAGAGGAAACCTCAAAGCGTACGATAGCGAGGTGAGAAGGTGTTCGTACGACAAATAATCGCAGATGGTTAAACGTTCCCAttcgatttcttctttcagGTCATCGTCAATGACTTCCTCGATAAATACGAGCGTGGAATGTTGCCTCGTGGTCGGGTATTCTCCGTCTTCTATCCGGTCATTCTGGACGAAGCCATAGCCCTTTTTCGGCTCTTCCGATCCGCCGTGGACTTCAAAACATTCTACAAAACTGCAGCCTGGGCTCGCATCCACGTAAACGAAGGGCAGTTTGTCTACGCCTTCAGTGTTGCAGTCATTCATCGACCGGACACCAAATACGTGAAGCTACCAGCCCCCTACGAGATAAATCCGGACTTGTTCTTCAACACCGAAATCATCCGCCAAGCTCAGCTTCAAAAATTGAACCGTTTGCCTGGTGCGTATTTTAATATCATGCTTCGGAGAAGTGAGAAGTCTTTAAAGTATTCTGTTACTCTTGAGGGGTTAATCTCTCGTGAAATATAGTATAAACTTTTCCGGAAATCTTGTGAAATATATTGAAATCTTTAAAATCTTCTTTAATCTTTGAAATATCTTAGAATCTTctgaaatcgtttgaaatctCGGAAATTTTCCTTTGAAAAAACCCTTTGAAATCCCATCAACtctcttgtaatttttttaatccttcGAATTCCCTGAAatctttgtaattttgaaattaggCGTACATCAAATGGATGAGTGATTAACCCCTCGGTAACACTCGTCAGGTCACTTGACGCCGCATGTAAGCCGCGTAGCgaaattttgtaaccaattcAGTAACTGGACAATTCTTTACTAACACATTCCGTTTTCCGCAGGCTCTGCAGGATCTCACGTAATCTTTGCGAATCGCAGTCTGTGGTACGCAGGATATCACGATGACCGTGAGCACGAAATTGACTATTTTGTAGAGGACGTGGGAATGAACGCTTATTACCAAATCCTGAATCTCGAATTCCCGTTCTGGATGTCAAGCGAGGAGTTCAATCTGCCGAAGGGCTACCGCGGCGAGCTTTACTACCACAATTTGAAGCTGATACTGACGCGTTACAACCTGGAGCGAATCAGTAACAACTTGGACAAAATTGAATACATCGATTGGAACAAACCGATTGAAACGGGTTACCATCCATCCATGACTTATCACAACGGATTGCACTTTCCACGACGCGATCACAACTCCATGGTGCCGCGAAACAAATACAAGAAGCTTCAAGTGCGTCGATGAAAATGATTGATCCCTAAATGATCGCACTTTTGGAACTAGGTTCGACTGATTCTTCATTTACCTTTTCGCAGGACATGCGGAACCTGGAATCCCGCATACTGGAGGCCATTGATTCAGGGTTCGTTCTTAACGCGGATGGGAAATCAGAGAGCATCTACACTTCGGACGGCTTCGACATCCTCGGCAATATAATTGAGGGTAACGTCGATTCGCTGAACAAACAGCTGTACGGTTCGATCAACTCCCTCGCCAGAAACATACTCGGTTTCAGTCCCGATCCTTTGAGCAATCACCAGATACTCCCCAGCGCTCTGGAACACTTCAGCACCAGCTTAAGAGACCCCGGATTTTATCGTATCTGCAACAGAATcgtcgaatttttcaacaggtgGTTGAGCGTTTTCGGAAAGTATAATATGATTGAAAGATCATAATTAACCGATGTTTATTCGTTTTCAGATACAAGAGCAACTTGGAGCCTTACACGGCTGAGGAATTGGGTCAATCAGCcggtttgaaaatcgaatctGTTGTCATCGACAAGCTAGAAACTTACTTCGACCACTATGATTCGGTCATTGAGAGTTCCGACGACTTTTCCTTTACCGTCAAGGCTCGCCAGCGACGTTTGAACCACAAACCATTCAGCTACGCGATCAGAGTTCATTCTGAAATGGACACGGAAGCCATGGTGAGGATTTTCCTCGGACCGAAGTACAACGCGTTGCACAACGAACTTGCCATAACCGAGAATTATGAAAACTTCTACGAGTTCGATGCGTGGAAGATTAAACGTTagtacatacataatatacactTTTCCGAATTTACACACCGATTCG
It includes:
- the LOC124223248 gene encoding arylphorin subunit alpha-like produces the protein MSGYIVILLWSVLSLGMADHVPVHLADEHFVTKQKSVYDLLQHLDCVDVGNPGLYREGASWDVRGNLKAYDSEVIVNDFLDKYERGMLPRGRVFSVFYPVILDEAIALFRLFRSAVDFKTFYKTAAWARIHVNEGQFVYAFSVAVIHRPDTKYVKLPAPYEINPDLFFNTEIIRQAQLQKLNRLPGSAGSHVIFANRSLWYAGYHDDREHEIDYFVEDVGMNAYYQILNLEFPFWMSSEEFNLPKGYRGELYYHNLKLILTRYNLERISNNLDKIEYIDWNKPIETGYHPSMTYHNGLHFPRRDHNSMVPRNKYKKLQDMRNLESRILEAIDSGFVLNADGKSESIYTSDGFDILGNIIEGNVDSLNKQLYGSINSLARNILGFSPDPLSNHQILPSALEHFSTSLRDPGFYRICNRIVEFFNRYKSNLEPYTAEELGQSAGLKIESVVIDKLETYFDHYDSVIESSDDFSFTVKARQRRLNHKPFSYAIRVHSEMDTEAMVRIFLGPKYNALHNELAITENYENFYEFDAWKIKLEPGWNDIKRTSNNALFVVPDDEGIEVFYRKLKAAAEEKAPLTYSEHVYGFPDRLLLPKGKKEGLRLQVFVHVVPCSRDHIQEIDSPIWGKAYTDGRPMGFPLDRPIQANNFTLPNMRFEEVVIFHREAAEINATV